The following proteins are co-located in the Streptomyces bottropensis ATCC 25435 genome:
- a CDS encoding Gfo/Idh/MocA family oxidoreductase: protein MRIGLIGAGRIGTFHATTLSRHRDVGSLIITDVDPARAHDLADRLGETVAPGVDEIFTWGVDAVVITAATSAHGELIGRAARSGLPVFCEKPVAVDLPSTLSALTEVDAAGTVLQMGFQRRFDSGYVTAREAVRAGRLGRLHTVRALTADQTPPPAHYLSVSGGIYRDTLIHDFDIVRWVTGREVATVYATGSDAGHPMFREAHDLDTAAAVLTLEDGTLVTATAARVNGAGYDVRLELAGELDTVVVGLDDRTPVASTEPKGPPPADKPWTGFLERFAAAYEAEIAAFVEVVRGERANPCDGREALQALRVAEACELSRLEHRPVNLGEIAGGRE from the coding sequence ATGCGCATCGGACTCATCGGCGCGGGTCGCATCGGGACTTTCCACGCGACCACGCTCAGCCGCCACCGTGATGTCGGCTCTCTGATCATCACGGACGTCGATCCGGCCCGGGCCCACGACCTCGCGGATCGCCTCGGCGAGACGGTGGCGCCGGGAGTGGACGAGATCTTCACCTGGGGTGTGGACGCCGTGGTCATAACGGCCGCGACCTCGGCCCACGGCGAACTGATCGGTCGGGCAGCACGCTCGGGTCTCCCGGTGTTCTGCGAGAAGCCCGTCGCCGTGGACCTGCCGAGCACGTTAAGCGCGCTGACCGAGGTCGACGCGGCCGGGACGGTGCTGCAGATGGGCTTCCAGCGGCGCTTCGACTCCGGCTATGTCACCGCGCGGGAGGCGGTACGCGCGGGCCGGCTCGGGCGGCTGCACACCGTACGCGCGCTCACGGCCGACCAGACTCCGCCGCCCGCGCACTATCTGTCGGTGTCCGGCGGGATCTACCGGGACACCCTGATCCACGACTTCGACATCGTGCGGTGGGTGACGGGGCGCGAGGTCGCCACGGTGTACGCCACCGGGTCGGACGCCGGGCACCCGATGTTCCGGGAGGCGCACGACCTGGACACCGCCGCCGCCGTGCTCACGCTGGAGGACGGCACGCTCGTGACGGCGACGGCGGCACGGGTGAACGGTGCCGGGTACGACGTGCGGCTGGAGCTGGCCGGGGAGCTGGACACCGTGGTGGTCGGCCTGGACGACCGTACGCCGGTCGCGTCCACGGAGCCGAAGGGGCCACCACCGGCGGACAAGCCCTGGACCGGCTTCCTGGAGCGCTTCGCCGCCGCCTACGAGGCCGAGATCGCCGCGTTCGTGGAGGTGGTGCGCGGGGAGCGGGCCAATCCGTGCGACGGGCGTGAGGCACTCCAGGCGCTGCGGGTCGCCGAGGCGTGCGAGCTGTCCCGGCTGGAGCACCGGCCCGTGAACCTCGGGGAGATCGCGGGGGGTCGGGAGTAG
- a CDS encoding ROK family glucokinase, with protein MSTYRDFTHRGSARATVLRTVGTRERRSHLTAPRVPTVGIDIGGTKVMAGVVDADGNILEKLRTETPDKSKSPQVVEDTITELVLDLSDRHDVHAVGIGAAGWVDAERNRVLFAPHLSWRNEPLRDRLAGRLAVPVLVDNDANAAAWAEWRFGAGRDEDHLVMITLGTGIGGAILEDGQVKRGKFGVAGEFGHMQVVPGGHRCPCGNRGCWEQYSSGNALVREARELAAADSPVAYGIIEHVKGNIGDITGPMITELAREGDAMCIELLQDIGQWLGVGIANLAAALDPSCFVIGGGVSAADDLLIGPARDAFRRHLTGRGYRPEARIARAQLGPEAGMVGAADLARLVARRFRRANRRRVERYERYARYVEARRTTQDTA; from the coding sequence ATGAGCACTTACCGCGACTTCACCCACCGCGGCTCCGCGCGGGCCACCGTCCTGCGGACCGTGGGAACGCGAGAGCGCCGCTCCCATCTGACGGCCCCCCGCGTCCCCACCGTCGGTATCGACATCGGCGGCACGAAGGTGATGGCGGGCGTCGTGGACGCCGACGGCAACATCCTGGAGAAGCTCCGCACGGAGACCCCGGACAAGTCCAAGAGCCCCCAGGTCGTCGAGGACACCATCACGGAACTGGTCCTGGACCTCTCCGACCGGCACGACGTGCACGCCGTCGGCATCGGCGCCGCCGGCTGGGTGGACGCGGAGCGCAACCGGGTCCTGTTCGCCCCCCACCTGTCCTGGCGCAACGAGCCGCTGCGCGACCGCCTCGCCGGCCGGCTCGCCGTCCCGGTCCTGGTCGACAACGACGCCAACGCCGCCGCCTGGGCGGAGTGGCGGTTCGGCGCCGGCCGCGACGAGGACCACCTGGTCATGATCACGCTGGGCACCGGCATCGGCGGCGCGATCCTGGAGGACGGCCAGGTCAAGCGCGGCAAGTTCGGTGTCGCGGGCGAGTTCGGCCATATGCAGGTCGTGCCCGGCGGCCACCGTTGCCCCTGCGGCAACCGCGGCTGCTGGGAGCAGTACAGCTCGGGAAACGCCCTGGTCAGAGAGGCGCGGGAGCTCGCGGCGGCCGACTCGCCGGTGGCGTACGGGATCATCGAGCACGTCAAGGGGAACATCGGGGACATCACCGGCCCGATGATCACCGAGCTGGCCCGTGAGGGCGACGCGATGTGCATCGAACTGCTCCAGGACATCGGCCAGTGGCTCGGCGTCGGCATCGCCAACCTCGCCGCCGCCCTCGACCCGTCCTGCTTCGTCATCGGCGGCGGTGTCTCGGCCGCCGACGACCTGTTGATCGGCCCCGCCCGGGACGCCTTCCGCCGCCACCTCACCGGCCGCGGCTACCGCCCCGAGGCCCGCATCGCGCGTGCCCAGCTGGGCCCCGAGGCCGGCATGGTGGGCGCCGCCGACCTCGCCAGACTCGTCGCCCGCCGCTTCCGCCGCGCCAACCGCCGCAGGGTGGAGCGCTACGAGCGCTACGCGCGGTACGTGGAGGCCCGCCGCACCACCCAGGACACCGCGTGA
- a CDS encoding cytochrome P450 family protein, whose amino-acid sequence MGHEHVIDLGEYGPGFTENPHPVYAELRERGPVHRVRLPKHDAHHEAWLVVGYEEARAALADPRLSKDGSKIGTTFLDEELIGKYLLVTDPPQHTRLRGLITREFTGRRVERLRPRVQEITDSLLDAMVPRGRADLVESFAYPLPLTVICELLGVPEIDRAAFRKLSTEAVAPTSGESEYEAILQLGVYLGELIDDKRCSPPADDLLSALIRTTDEDGDRLSPAELRGMAFILLVAGHETTVNLITGAVHALLTHPGQLAEVRADMDLVDAVVEETLRHEGPVENATFRFAAVPLEIGGTAIPAGDSVLIGLAAADRDDTRYPAPDRFDLHRDTRGHLAFGHGIHYCLGAPLARLEARVALGALLRRCPDLALDGPPGEWLPGMLIRGVRSLPLRW is encoded by the coding sequence ATGGGGCATGAGCATGTGATCGACCTGGGGGAGTACGGGCCGGGGTTCACCGAGAACCCGCACCCCGTCTACGCCGAACTGCGCGAGCGCGGCCCGGTGCACCGGGTCCGGCTGCCGAAGCACGACGCACACCACGAGGCCTGGCTCGTCGTGGGGTACGAGGAGGCGCGGGCGGCGCTCGCCGACCCCCGGCTGTCCAAGGACGGCTCGAAGATCGGGACGACGTTCCTCGACGAGGAGCTGATCGGCAAGTACCTGCTGGTCACCGACCCGCCCCAGCACACCCGGCTGCGGGGGCTGATCACCCGCGAGTTCACCGGCCGCCGGGTCGAGCGGCTGCGGCCCAGGGTCCAGGAGATCACCGACTCGCTGCTGGACGCGATGGTGCCGCGGGGTCGCGCCGACCTCGTGGAGTCGTTCGCGTACCCGCTGCCGCTCACCGTCATCTGCGAGCTGCTCGGTGTGCCCGAGATCGACCGGGCGGCCTTCCGCAAGCTGTCCACGGAGGCGGTGGCGCCGACCAGCGGTGAGAGCGAGTACGAGGCCATCCTGCAACTCGGCGTCTACCTCGGCGAGTTGATCGACGACAAGCGCTGCTCGCCGCCCGCCGACGACCTGCTGAGTGCCCTGATCCGGACGACCGACGAGGACGGCGACCGGCTGTCCCCCGCCGAACTGCGCGGCATGGCCTTCATCCTCCTCGTCGCCGGCCACGAGACCACGGTCAACCTCATCACCGGCGCCGTCCACGCCCTGCTCACCCATCCCGGGCAACTCGCCGAGGTGCGGGCCGACATGGACCTGGTCGACGCGGTCGTGGAGGAGACCCTGCGGCACGAGGGCCCGGTGGAGAACGCGACGTTCCGCTTCGCCGCCGTGCCGCTGGAGATCGGGGGCACGGCCATTCCGGCGGGCGACTCGGTGCTGATCGGCCTGGCCGCCGCCGACCGCGACGACACCCGGTATCCCGCCCCCGACCGCTTCGACCTCCACCGCGACACGCGTGGCCACCTCGCCTTCGGCCACGGCATCCACTACTGCCTCGGCGCCCCGCTGGCCAGGCTGGAGGCCCGCGTCGCCCTCGGGGCTCTCTTGCGGCGCTGCCCCGACCTGGCCCTCGACGGCCCGCCGGGCGAGTGGCTGCCGGGCATGCTGATACGGGGGGTACGGAGCCTGCCGCTGCGCTGGTGA
- a CDS encoding GntR family transcriptional regulator, producing MSLQLSVDRSSPVPLYFQLSQQLEAAIEHGELTPGSLLGNEIELAARLGLSRPTVRQAIQSLVDKGLLVRRRGVGTQVVHSQVKRPLELSSLFDDLEAAGQRPATRVLLNTTVAASAEVAAALAVAEGGEVHRIERLRLAHGEPMAYLCNYLPADLIDLDSPQLEATGLYRLMRAAGITLHSARQTIGAKAAAPDEAGRLSEPEGAPLLTMQRTTFDDTGRAVEYGTHIYRASRYSFDFQLLVRA from the coding sequence GTGTCGCTCCAGCTCAGCGTCGACCGCAGCAGTCCGGTCCCGCTCTACTTCCAGCTGTCCCAGCAGCTGGAGGCGGCGATCGAGCACGGCGAGCTGACTCCGGGCAGTCTGCTGGGCAACGAGATCGAGCTGGCCGCCCGCCTCGGCCTCTCCCGCCCGACCGTCCGCCAGGCCATCCAGTCCCTGGTCGACAAGGGTCTGCTCGTACGCCGCCGCGGCGTGGGCACCCAGGTCGTCCACAGCCAGGTCAAACGCCCCCTGGAACTGAGCAGCCTCTTCGACGACCTGGAGGCCGCCGGCCAGCGCCCGGCCACCCGCGTCCTCCTCAACACCACCGTCGCCGCCTCCGCCGAGGTCGCCGCGGCCCTGGCCGTCGCGGAGGGCGGCGAAGTCCACCGTATCGAGCGACTCCGTCTGGCCCACGGCGAACCCATGGCCTACCTCTGCAACTACCTCCCCGCCGACCTCATCGACCTCGACTCCCCCCAGCTCGAAGCCACCGGTCTCTACCGCCTCATGCGCGCCGCGGGCATCACCCTGCACAGCGCCCGCCAGACCATCGGCGCGAAGGCGGCCGCCCCGGACGAGGCCGGCCGCCTGAGCGAACCCGAGGGCGCCCCCCTGCTCACCATGCAGCGCACCACCTTCGACGACACGGGCCGAGCGGTGGAATACGGCACCCACATCTACCGGGCGTCCCGCTATTCGTTCGACTTCCAATTGCTGGTGAGGGCGTAG
- a CDS encoding SWIM zinc finger family protein produces MERPDHAAEARPADAARRALRAARERDRYGVEAEDPQESAADGAPVARTAREAAARPGDAARDALRRAARSRAAGLDEPAVMPEAVEPEEGESEAVKPEEGEPEEGEPTERPDEDGPLTPSAADRRPAERASADPGDPSFTGGPGPGAPTGEGSRPAARPGDIAREALRAAREATGRARAEAGTTRAEATAGEGRTPRRAATGRDRASTGRVGDVRELLADAFELPSEAAREPAGTSLPGPDTMSEETAGPGPETEAPKVLGDEPGRAPDASPEAPGSPSPRPSPPTGGRVPRTMAAPSRDGELRRTFRPFPQRPSAGEAFAESWWGNAWVTALEEGALDPARLARGRGYADKGRVDAITVTPGLVLAYVHGSRARPYRVQLRLRTLDDDEWDRFLDAAAEQPAHIAALLDKELPQTLAGPGPGPGPGPGPGPGATPRSGRGVRLLPGPGELEPRCSCPDFGHPCKHAAALCYQTARLLDEDPFVLLLLRGRGERELLDALSRRNAARAARAAQEQEPAPQPGIRARDALAPRTLPPLPAPLPPPPHPEQPPVYPAAPGGPDPFALDQLATDAAARAHALLTTGRDPVAELTLWQDAVRLAAARPGSGLTATTRALYSSLAAATGRTPADLARAVAAWRQGGLEALTVLEEPWDPPAGRFDRARPQLLAADLPAFRPWRNHLTHPRGHVQLRLGRDGLWYAYESEPGHDDWWPRGTPDLDPVGALTGLGATDD; encoded by the coding sequence GTGGAGAGGCCGGATCACGCGGCCGAGGCCCGGCCCGCCGACGCGGCCCGCCGGGCGTTGCGGGCGGCGCGGGAGCGGGACAGGTACGGCGTCGAGGCCGAGGACCCGCAGGAGTCGGCGGCGGACGGTGCGCCCGTGGCCCGGACGGCTCGCGAGGCCGCCGCTCGGCCCGGTGACGCGGCACGGGACGCCTTGCGCCGGGCCGCGCGGTCCCGGGCGGCGGGCCTCGACGAGCCGGCGGTGATGCCGGAAGCGGTAGAGCCGGAAGAGGGGGAGTCGGAAGCGGTAAAGCCGGAAGAAGGGGAGCCGGAAGAGGGGGAGCCGACGGAACGGCCGGACGAGGACGGGCCGTTGACGCCGAGCGCTGCGGACCGGCGGCCGGCGGAGCGTGCCTCCGCCGATCCCGGAGACCCCTCGTTCACCGGCGGGCCCGGCCCGGGCGCGCCGACCGGGGAGGGAAGCAGGCCCGCCGCTCGCCCCGGCGACATCGCCCGCGAGGCGTTGCGGGCCGCCCGTGAGGCCACCGGCCGGGCCCGGGCCGAGGCCGGGACCACGCGCGCCGAGGCCACCGCCGGGGAGGGCCGGACTCCCCGGCGCGCGGCGACGGGACGCGACCGGGCCTCGACCGGCCGGGTGGGGGACGTACGCGAACTGCTCGCCGACGCCTTCGAGTTGCCCTCCGAGGCGGCACGCGAACCTGCCGGGACCTCCCTGCCGGGTCCGGACACCATGAGCGAAGAGACGGCGGGCCCGGGTCCGGAGACGGAGGCCCCGAAGGTGCTGGGGGACGAACCCGGTCGGGCACCTGACGCGTCACCTGAGGCTCCTGGGTCACCGTCACCCCGGCCGTCCCCACCCACAGGCGGCCGTGTCCCCCGCACCATGGCCGCCCCCTCCCGGGACGGTGAACTGAGGCGTACCTTCCGCCCGTTCCCGCAGCGCCCCTCGGCCGGGGAGGCGTTCGCGGAGAGCTGGTGGGGCAACGCGTGGGTGACGGCGCTGGAGGAGGGCGCGTTGGACCCGGCGCGGTTGGCGCGTGGACGGGGGTACGCCGACAAGGGGCGGGTGGACGCGATCACCGTCACACCGGGGCTGGTGCTGGCGTACGTGCACGGCAGCAGGGCTCGGCCCTACCGGGTCCAGCTGCGCCTGCGGACACTGGACGACGACGAATGGGACCGCTTCCTGGACGCGGCGGCGGAACAGCCGGCCCACATCGCCGCGCTGCTGGACAAGGAACTGCCCCAGACACTGGCCGGACCCGGACCCGGACCCGGACCCGGACCCGGACCCGGACCCGGAGCCACACCCAGGTCCGGACGCGGCGTGCGCCTGCTGCCCGGCCCCGGTGAGCTGGAACCCCGTTGCAGCTGCCCCGACTTCGGGCACCCCTGCAAGCACGCGGCCGCGCTCTGTTACCAGACGGCGCGGCTGCTGGACGAGGACCCGTTCGTCCTGTTGCTGCTGCGGGGCCGGGGCGAGCGGGAGCTGCTGGACGCCTTGTCGCGGCGGAACGCGGCCCGCGCCGCGCGTGCCGCCCAGGAGCAGGAGCCCGCCCCCCAGCCGGGGATCCGGGCCCGCGACGCCCTCGCGCCCCGCACCCTCCCCCCGCTGCCCGCCCCGCTGCCCCCGCCGCCGCACCCGGAACAGCCGCCGGTGTACCCGGCCGCGCCCGGCGGCCCGGACCCCTTCGCGCTGGACCAGTTGGCCACCGACGCGGCCGCCCGCGCGCACGCGCTGCTCACCACGGGCCGCGACCCGGTCGCCGAACTGACGCTGTGGCAGGACGCGGTACGACTCGCCGCCGCCCGCCCCGGCTCCGGTCTCACCGCCACGACCCGCGCCCTGTACTCGTCCCTGGCCGCCGCCACCGGGCGCACTCCGGCCGACCTGGCCCGCGCGGTCGCCGCCTGGCGGCAGGGCGGTCTCGAAGCGCTGACCGTCCTGGAGGAACCCTGGGACCCGCCGGCCGGCCGCTTCGACCGCGCCCGCCCGCAGCTCCTCGCCGCCGACCTGCCCGCCTTCCGCCCCTGGCGCAACCACCTCACCCACCCCCGCGGCCACGTGCAACTCCGTCTCGGCCGCGACGGCCTGTGGTACGCGTACGAGTCCGAACCGGGCCACGACGACTGGTGGCCGAGAGGCACCCCGGACCTCGACCCGGTGGGCGCGCTGACCGGCCTGGGAGCGACCGACGACTGA
- a CDS encoding response regulator transcription factor encodes MTAIRLLLVDDDPLVRAGLSFMLGGADDIEIVGEGADGDEVDALVDRTRPDVVLMDIRMPTVDGLTATERLCARADAPQVVVLTTFHADDQVLRALRAGAAGFVLKDTPPADIVEAVRRVAAGDPVLSPAVTRRLMAHAVGGAPDTRRGAARSRVAVLNDRERAVAVAVGRGASNAEIAGELFLSVATVKTHVSRILAKLDLNNRVQIALLTYDAGLLDDDGHS; translated from the coding sequence ATGACCGCGATCCGACTGCTCCTCGTCGACGACGACCCCCTCGTGCGCGCCGGGCTCTCCTTCATGCTGGGCGGCGCCGACGACATCGAGATCGTCGGTGAGGGCGCCGACGGCGACGAGGTGGACGCCCTGGTCGACCGCACCCGACCCGACGTCGTCCTCATGGACATCCGGATGCCGACCGTGGACGGCCTCACGGCCACCGAGCGGCTGTGCGCCCGCGCGGACGCGCCGCAGGTCGTCGTCCTCACCACCTTCCACGCCGACGACCAGGTCCTGCGCGCCCTGCGCGCGGGCGCCGCCGGCTTCGTCCTCAAGGACACCCCGCCCGCCGACATCGTCGAGGCGGTACGACGGGTCGCGGCCGGCGACCCCGTCCTCTCGCCCGCCGTCACCCGCCGGCTCATGGCCCACGCCGTCGGCGGCGCCCCCGACACCCGCCGCGGCGCCGCCCGTTCCCGCGTCGCCGTCCTCAACGACCGCGAACGCGCGGTCGCCGTCGCCGTCGGCCGGGGTGCCTCCAACGCCGAGATCGCCGGCGAACTCTTCCTGAGCGTCGCCACCGTCAAGACCCACGTCTCCCGCATCCTCGCCAAACTCGACCTCAACAACCGGGTGCAGATAGCCCTGTTGACGTACGACGCGGGGCTCTTGGACGACGACGGGCACTCCTGA
- a CDS encoding DEAD/DEAH box helicase: MGDRAAPEAGTAVPARPAVPVRLAAVFLPAPLPRHGRFAFWDPAGGEPPPGDTEDLTVVRQHGTGARRGIVPARYVTVGEALPLLTGARRDPAAHPATACWGAAALHALRLVARGRLLPGLTADGYDAWRAGPLDPDDIAHLRAVAAALPYEGHAVPLPGKGPLRLPEPEPLLRSFLDAVADTLPRGPAAPYVSGKPFAAHAGQRLPQARDWAAEVAAGMDAGVRVSLRLDLAAHDLFDDSEGALRAGAAVVQVHSLADPTLVVDAAALWAGDADAAFGPRARVDAALAVRRAARVWPPLDRLCEQDVPDVLALSEDELSDLLGVAATRLGAAGVAVHWPRDLAHDLSARAEVRPAPGSATDGTGFFEGEELLRFRWQLALGGDPLTEAEMDTLAEAHRPIVRLRDQWVLVDPALVRKARKRELGLLDPVDALSVALSGTAEVDGETVEAVPVGALAALRDRLTAGVGPVDPPPGLSATLRDYQLRGLAWLDLMTSLGLGGCLADDMGLGKTITVIALHLRRARPEPTLVVCPASLLGNWQREIARFAPGVPVRRFHGPDRTLDDLHGGFVLTTYATMRSTAPRLAQQEWGMVVADEAQHVKNPYSATAKALRTIPTPARVALTGTPVENNLSELWALLDWTTPGLLGPLKSFRARHARAVENGENPGHDEAVTRLARLVRPFLLRRKKSDPGIVPELPPKTETDHPVPLTREQAALYEAVVRESLLAIETAQGIARRGLVLKLLGALKQICDHPALYLKEEPGSATGDRFAARSGKLALLDELLDTLLSEDGSALVFTQYVGMARLITAHLAARAVPVELLHGGTPVKDREHMVDRFQSGATPVLVLSLKAAGTGLNLTRAGHVVHFDRWWNPAVEEQATDRAYRIGQTQPVQVHRLITEGTVEDRIAEMLESKRALSDAILGSGEAALTELTDRELTDLVSLRRSA, from the coding sequence ATGGGGGACAGGGCTGCTCCCGAGGCCGGCACGGCCGTCCCCGCGCGGCCGGCCGTGCCCGTCCGGCTGGCCGCCGTCTTCCTCCCGGCGCCGCTGCCCCGCCACGGCCGGTTCGCGTTCTGGGACCCGGCGGGCGGCGAGCCGCCACCGGGAGACACCGAGGACCTCACGGTCGTACGACAGCACGGCACCGGAGCGCGCAGAGGCATCGTCCCCGCCCGGTACGTGACGGTCGGCGAAGCCCTCCCCCTGCTCACCGGCGCCCGGCGCGACCCCGCCGCCCACCCCGCCACGGCCTGCTGGGGCGCGGCCGCGCTGCACGCGCTGCGCCTGGTCGCCCGGGGGCGGCTGCTGCCGGGCCTGACCGCCGACGGGTACGACGCGTGGCGGGCGGGACCGCTCGACCCGGACGACATCGCCCACCTCAGGGCCGTCGCCGCCGCACTGCCGTACGAGGGCCACGCTGTCCCACTGCCCGGCAAGGGCCCGCTGCGGCTGCCCGAACCGGAGCCCTTGCTGCGGTCCTTCCTGGACGCGGTCGCCGACACACTGCCGCGCGGCCCTGCCGCGCCGTACGTCTCCGGGAAACCGTTCGCCGCGCACGCCGGACAGCGGCTGCCGCAGGCCCGTGACTGGGCGGCCGAGGTCGCCGCCGGCATGGACGCGGGCGTACGCGTCTCCCTGCGGCTGGACTTGGCCGCGCACGACCTCTTCGACGACAGCGAAGGTGCCCTGCGGGCGGGCGCGGCGGTCGTCCAGGTGCACAGCCTCGCCGACCCCACCCTCGTCGTCGACGCCGCCGCGCTGTGGGCCGGGGACGCGGACGCGGCGTTCGGGCCCCGCGCACGCGTGGACGCCGCCCTCGCCGTCCGGCGCGCCGCCCGCGTCTGGCCGCCCCTGGACCGGCTCTGCGAACAGGACGTGCCCGACGTCCTCGCCCTGTCCGAGGACGAACTTTCCGACCTGCTCGGCGTCGCCGCGACCCGGCTCGGCGCGGCGGGCGTCGCCGTGCACTGGCCCAGGGACCTGGCCCACGACCTGAGCGCCCGCGCCGAGGTACGCCCCGCACCCGGCTCCGCCACGGACGGCACCGGGTTCTTCGAGGGCGAGGAACTGCTGCGCTTCCGCTGGCAGTTGGCGCTCGGCGGCGACCCGCTCACCGAGGCCGAGATGGACACCCTCGCCGAGGCCCACCGCCCGATCGTGCGCCTGCGCGACCAGTGGGTCCTCGTCGACCCCGCCCTCGTCCGCAAGGCCCGCAAACGCGAACTGGGCCTTCTCGACCCGGTGGACGCCCTGTCCGTGGCCCTCTCCGGCACCGCGGAGGTCGACGGGGAGACGGTGGAGGCCGTGCCGGTGGGCGCCCTGGCGGCCCTCCGCGACCGCCTGACGGCCGGCGTCGGCCCGGTCGACCCGCCCCCGGGCCTGTCCGCCACCCTCCGCGACTACCAGCTCCGGGGCCTCGCCTGGCTGGACCTCATGACCTCCCTCGGGCTCGGCGGCTGCCTCGCCGACGACATGGGCCTCGGCAAGACGATCACGGTCATCGCCCTCCATCTGCGCCGGGCCCGCCCCGAACCCACCCTGGTCGTCTGCCCCGCCTCCCTGCTGGGCAACTGGCAGCGCGAGATCGCCCGCTTCGCCCCCGGCGTGCCCGTGCGCCGCTTCCACGGCCCCGACCGCACCCTGGACGACCTCCACGGCGGCTTCGTCCTCACCACGTACGCCACCATGCGCTCGACGGCCCCGCGCCTGGCCCAGCAGGAGTGGGGCATGGTCGTCGCCGACGAGGCCCAGCACGTCAAGAACCCCTACTCGGCGACGGCGAAGGCCCTGCGCACGATCCCGACCCCCGCGCGCGTCGCCCTCACCGGAACCCCGGTCGAGAACAACCTCTCCGAGCTGTGGGCCCTCCTCGACTGGACGACACCGGGGCTCCTCGGTCCGCTGAAGTCCTTCCGCGCCCGTCACGCCCGCGCCGTGGAGAACGGCGAGAACCCCGGCCACGACGAGGCCGTGACCCGTCTCGCCCGGCTCGTCCGCCCCTTCCTCCTGCGCCGCAAGAAGTCCGACCCGGGCATCGTCCCCGAACTCCCGCCCAAGACGGAGACCGACCACCCCGTCCCCCTCACCCGCGAACAGGCCGCGCTGTACGAGGCCGTGGTCCGTGAGTCGCTGCTCGCCATCGAGACGGCGCAGGGCATCGCCCGCCGGGGCCTGGTCCTGAAACTGCTCGGAGCCCTCAAACAGATCTGCGACCACCCGGCGCTGTATCTCAAGGAGGAGCCGGGCAGCGCCACCGGAGACCGGTTCGCCGCCCGCTCCGGCAAACTGGCCCTGCTGGACGAGCTGTTGGACACGCTGCTCTCCGAGGACGGCTCCGCGCTGGTCTTCACCCAGTACGTCGGCATGGCCCGTCTGATCACCGCGCACCTCGCCGCCCGCGCCGTCCCGGTCGAGCTGCTGCACGGCGGCACACCGGTCAAGGACCGCGAACACATGGTGGACCGCTTCCAGAGCGGGGCGACCCCGGTGCTCGTCCTGTCCCTGAAGGCCGCCGGCACCGGACTGAACCTGACCCGCGCCGGTCATGTCGTCCACTTCGACCGCTGGTGGAACCCGGCTGTGGAGGAACAGGCCACCGACCGCGCCTACCGCATCGGCCAGACCCAGCCCGTCCAGGTGCACCGCCTCATCACCGAGGGCACCGTCGAGGACCGCATCGCCGAGATGCTGGAGTCCAAGCGGGCCCTCTCCGACGCCATCCTCGGCTCGGGCGAGGCGGCACTCACGGAGCTGACGGACCGGGAGCTGACCGACCTGGTGTCGTTGCGGAGGTCGGCGTGA